The following proteins are co-located in the Halococcus salsus genome:
- a CDS encoding NAD-dependent epimerase/dehydratase family protein, giving the protein MDVLVTGGCGYIGSALVPLLRDDERVGRVVVLDDLSSGSPRTLMGCLDGVEFREGDVREYGAVESAVRDVDGVVHLAAITGADSTHDRREETYATNLDGTENVLTAARKVGVERVVVASSCNIYGRATSTDIDETTSPDPINPYAETKAAAEDLLAEVTAESSMTGTALRLSTVYGDAPGIRFNLVVNTFVFRALTGRPLTVYGDGSNWRPFIHVADAARAYRDAVLRPEDWTDPVYNVGANAENYRVREIAEAVSEEVGTPDVTYLEDEHPGPSYHVNFDRVAETGFEPEYTLREGVRELAGRFAT; this is encoded by the coding sequence ATGGACGTCCTCGTCACCGGCGGCTGTGGCTACATCGGGAGCGCCCTGGTGCCGCTGCTCCGCGACGACGAGCGGGTCGGGCGGGTCGTGGTGCTCGACGACCTCTCCAGCGGGTCGCCCCGGACGCTGATGGGCTGTCTCGACGGGGTCGAGTTCCGCGAGGGCGACGTTCGGGAGTACGGGGCCGTCGAGAGCGCGGTCCGCGACGTCGACGGCGTCGTCCACCTCGCGGCGATCACCGGTGCGGACAGCACCCACGACCGGCGCGAGGAGACCTACGCGACCAACCTCGACGGTACCGAGAACGTCCTGACCGCGGCGCGAAAGGTCGGGGTCGAGCGGGTCGTGGTCGCCTCGTCGTGTAACATCTACGGCCGGGCGACCAGCACCGACATCGACGAGACGACCAGCCCGGACCCGATCAACCCCTACGCCGAGACCAAGGCCGCCGCCGAGGACCTCCTGGCGGAGGTCACCGCCGAGTCGTCGATGACGGGGACGGCGCTCCGTCTCAGCACCGTCTACGGCGACGCGCCGGGCATCCGGTTCAACCTCGTGGTCAACACGTTCGTCTTCCGGGCGCTCACCGGCCGGCCGCTGACCGTCTACGGCGATGGTTCGAACTGGCGGCCGTTCATCCACGTCGCGGACGCCGCGCGGGCCTACCGCGACGCCGTGCTTCGACCCGAGGACTGGACCGACCCCGTCTACAACGTCGGCGCGAACGCCGAGAACTATCGGGTCCGGGAGATCGCCGAGGCCGTGAGCGAGGAGGTCGGTACACCGGACGTGACCTACCTCGAAGACGAACACCCGGGGCCGTCCTACCACGTCAACTTCGACCGGGTGGCCGAGACGGGCTTCGAACCCGAGTACACCCTCCGCGAGGGCGTTCGCGAGCTCGCCGGGAGGTTCGCCACATGA
- a CDS encoding NAD-dependent epimerase/dehydratase family protein — translation MSIIVTGADGYVGWPTALRIADRTDQRVICVDNGGRREWVASVGGVSTTAVASIEERVAAAAEHGYRNLSFVEGDLADRAFVDQLLAVHEPTAVVHTAAQPSAPYSQIDGERANFTQHNNMQATRNLLWGLHEAGLSDTHFIETTTTGVYGAPEFPIPEGGATMENEGERDEVPFPAMAGSWYHLSKSHDAANLRLTHKQFDIPVSDVRTAIVYGAGTEETGADDRLGTRLDFDYYFGVVAHRFAAQAVAGYPLTVYGKGEQRKPFVSLEDAVEGLARLALVDPDERPDSHTVYNQTTRAISIVEIAETIAEVGAEYDLDITVEHVENPREEDETHQMEIEYEKYDDLIGGSAVGFEAGMRDVLGAMVERQEVVEAHEDRFLPDALES, via the coding sequence TCGCGGACCGTACCGATCAGCGCGTCATCTGTGTCGACAACGGCGGCCGTCGCGAGTGGGTCGCGTCGGTCGGCGGGGTGAGCACAACGGCCGTCGCCTCGATCGAGGAGCGGGTCGCGGCCGCCGCGGAGCACGGCTACCGCAACCTCTCGTTCGTCGAGGGCGACCTCGCGGACCGGGCGTTCGTCGACCAGCTGCTGGCGGTCCACGAACCGACCGCCGTGGTCCACACCGCCGCCCAGCCCTCCGCGCCCTACTCCCAGATCGACGGCGAGCGCGCGAACTTCACCCAGCACAACAACATGCAGGCCACCCGGAACCTCCTCTGGGGGCTCCACGAGGCCGGGCTCTCGGACACCCACTTCATCGAGACCACCACCACGGGGGTCTACGGCGCGCCGGAGTTCCCGATCCCGGAGGGCGGTGCGACGATGGAGAACGAGGGCGAGCGCGACGAGGTGCCGTTCCCGGCGATGGCGGGGAGCTGGTATCACCTCTCGAAGTCCCACGACGCCGCCAACCTCCGACTGACCCACAAACAGTTCGACATCCCGGTCAGCGACGTCCGAACCGCCATCGTCTACGGTGCGGGCACCGAGGAGACGGGGGCCGACGACCGGCTCGGTACTCGGTTGGACTTCGATTACTACTTCGGGGTCGTCGCCCACCGGTTCGCGGCCCAGGCGGTCGCGGGCTATCCCCTGACCGTCTACGGCAAGGGCGAACAGCGAAAGCCGTTCGTGAGCCTCGAGGACGCCGTCGAGGGGCTCGCGCGGCTCGCGCTCGTCGATCCCGACGAGCGACCCGACTCCCACACGGTCTACAACCAGACCACGCGGGCGATCAGCATCGTCGAGATCGCCGAGACCATCGCCGAGGTCGGCGCGGAGTACGACCTCGACATCACCGTGGAACACGTCGAGAACCCGCGTGAGGAGGACGAGACCCACCAGATGGAGATCGAGTACGAGAAGTACGACGACCTGATCGGCGGGAGCGCGGTGGGCTTCGAGGCCGGGATGCGGGACGTGCTCGGCGCGATGGTCGAGCGCCAGGAGGTCGTCGAGGCTCACGAGGACCGCTTCCTGCCGGACGCCCTGGAGTCCTGA
- the aglF gene encoding UTP--glucose-1-phosphate uridylyltransferase AglF, with translation MQAVVLAAGKGTRLRPLTDDKPKGMVEVDGKPILTHCFERLVELDASELLVVVGYKQEVIISHYGDEFQGVPITYAHQREQAGLAHALLTVEEHIDDDFMLILGDNVFEANLGDVVERQRADRADAAFLVEEVPMEEAGRYGVCDVTEDGEVTDVIEKPDDPPSNLVLTGFYTFTPAIFHACHLVQPSARGEYELSEAVDLLLRSGRTIDAIEMDGWRIDVGYPEDRDEAERRLQNKRE, from the coding sequence ATGCAAGCTGTCGTGCTGGCCGCCGGGAAGGGGACCCGGCTCCGGCCGCTCACCGACGACAAACCGAAGGGGATGGTCGAGGTCGACGGAAAGCCCATCCTCACGCACTGTTTCGAACGCCTCGTCGAGCTCGACGCGAGCGAACTCCTCGTGGTCGTCGGCTACAAGCAGGAGGTCATCATCAGCCACTACGGCGACGAGTTCCAGGGCGTGCCGATCACCTACGCCCACCAGCGCGAACAGGCCGGGCTGGCCCACGCCCTCCTCACGGTGGAGGAGCACATCGACGACGACTTCATGTTGATCCTCGGCGACAACGTCTTCGAGGCCAACCTCGGGGACGTCGTCGAGCGCCAGCGCGCCGACCGCGCCGACGCCGCCTTCCTCGTCGAGGAGGTCCCGATGGAGGAGGCGGGTCGGTACGGCGTCTGTGACGTCACCGAGGACGGCGAGGTCACCGACGTCATCGAGAAACCCGACGACCCGCCGAGCAACCTCGTCCTCACGGGCTTTTACACGTTCACGCCCGCGATCTTCCACGCCTGCCACCTCGTCCAGCCCTCCGCTCGCGGCGAGTACGAGCTCTCGGAGGCCGTCGACCTCCTCCTGCGTTCGGGTCGAACCATCGACGCCATCGAGATGGACGGCTGGCGGATCGACGTCGGCTATCCCGAGGACCGCGACGAGGCCGAACGGCGGCTCCAGAACAAACGCGAATAA
- a CDS encoding hydroxyacid-oxoacid transhydrogenase, whose translation MSYERSVSAPDHRFEPETVWNLQMPEIRFGRGAVEELGFQFHDLGVADGAHGLVVTDRNLADLGHADRVREHLEDAGFEVDVYDDCEREPSLEAVGECLSFVRDEQGEAGYDFYVGFGGGSCLDTAKVTRAVIENGGEPLDYVAEPTGKGKALTQSNIPLVLMPTTAGTGAETSPVAILSVEEKETKEGISSNHVRADAAVLDPTFTTTLPPDITAKTAMDALGHAIEGYTTHQFDDLLRADDPASRPTYAGRTPITDQFSEAAISLLSSNVRQVVNNGDDIEARSAMLQGALFGAIAGLTAGATLCHAMAYPVGNRYHTFHGETIAVLTPASTLGYNAASDPERFARLAEMLGADTTGMSTSEAAGEAKKEYIRLQQDLNVLPSGLNELAGITEDDLDWLAEQTTDTQKRLLRTNPRPVTTEDVHDIFADALYNWE comes from the coding sequence GTGAGCTACGAGCGCTCGGTGTCGGCCCCCGACCACCGCTTCGAACCCGAGACGGTCTGGAACCTCCAGATGCCCGAGATACGGTTCGGCCGGGGAGCCGTCGAGGAACTCGGCTTCCAGTTCCACGACCTCGGGGTCGCGGACGGCGCACACGGGCTCGTCGTCACGGATCGAAATCTCGCCGACCTCGGTCACGCCGACCGGGTTCGCGAACACCTCGAAGACGCGGGCTTCGAGGTCGACGTCTACGACGACTGCGAACGCGAACCCTCCCTGGAGGCGGTCGGCGAGTGCCTCTCGTTCGTCCGCGACGAGCAGGGCGAGGCGGGCTACGACTTCTACGTGGGATTCGGGGGCGGGAGCTGTCTCGACACCGCGAAGGTCACCCGCGCAGTCATCGAAAACGGTGGCGAGCCGCTCGACTACGTCGCCGAGCCCACGGGAAAGGGCAAGGCGCTCACCCAATCGAATATTCCCTTGGTTCTGATGCCGACCACAGCCGGCACCGGGGCCGAAACCTCGCCGGTGGCGATCCTCTCGGTCGAGGAGAAGGAGACGAAGGAAGGGATTTCGAGCAACCACGTTCGGGCCGATGCCGCGGTGCTCGATCCCACCTTCACCACCACGCTCCCGCCGGACATCACGGCGAAGACCGCGATGGACGCGCTCGGCCACGCCATCGAGGGGTACACCACCCACCAGTTCGACGACCTCCTGCGCGCGGACGACCCCGCCTCGCGCCCGACCTACGCGGGCCGAACCCCGATCACCGACCAGTTCTCCGAGGCTGCGATTTCCCTCCTCTCCTCGAACGTCCGGCAGGTGGTGAACAACGGCGACGACATCGAGGCGCGCTCGGCGATGTTGCAAGGGGCCCTGTTCGGCGCGATAGCGGGCCTCACCGCGGGCGCGACGCTGTGTCACGCGATGGCCTACCCGGTCGGGAACCGCTATCACACCTTTCATGGGGAAACCATCGCGGTGCTCACGCCCGCGAGCACGCTCGGCTACAACGCCGCGAGCGACCCCGAGCGGTTCGCGCGTCTCGCGGAGATGCTCGGGGCCGATACGACGGGGATGAGCACGAGCGAGGCCGCCGGGGAGGCCAAGAAGGAGTACATCCGACTCCAGCAGGACCTAAACGTGCTCCCGAGCGGACTCAACGAGCTCGCGGGGATCACCGAGGACGACCTCGACTGGCTCGCCGAACAGACCACCGACACCCAGAAACGACTCCTCCGGACGAATCCCCGGCCCGTGACGACCGAGGACGTCCACGATATCTTCGCGGACGCGCTCTACAACTGGGAGTAG
- a CDS encoding NAD-dependent epimerase/dehydratase family protein: MSDATPPTIAITGAGGYIGSCVVKRLREAHPDWELTALDNFYVGDLRAVEGVAIDHVDIRDRDRLEAALDGADIVLHLAAISGVDDCATNPDLAFEVNVQGTENVAWFCRKHEVGLVFPYSMGVIGDPEDFPITIDHPRHPLNWYGRTKLLSERTIETMAEGAFPAHLFMKSNLYGDHTVDGTRVSKGTVTNFFLDRALAGETLTVYEPGTQSRNYLHVKDVARAYVKSAERMVEGLAAGETGATKYELASDEDPSVHEVAELVARVAKEERGIEVDIELVENPRAGETMVDSFAVDTTRAREELGWETEHSLEATVRDRLREE, translated from the coding sequence ATGAGCGACGCGACGCCCCCCACGATCGCCATCACCGGCGCGGGGGGCTACATCGGGAGCTGTGTGGTCAAACGCCTCCGCGAGGCCCACCCCGACTGGGAGCTGACGGCGCTCGACAACTTCTACGTCGGCGACCTCCGGGCGGTCGAGGGGGTCGCGATCGACCACGTCGACATCCGGGACCGCGACCGGCTGGAGGCCGCGCTCGACGGGGCGGACATCGTGCTTCACCTCGCGGCGATCAGCGGCGTCGACGACTGCGCAACGAACCCCGACCTGGCCTTCGAGGTCAACGTTCAGGGCACCGAGAACGTGGCGTGGTTCTGTCGGAAACACGAGGTCGGCCTCGTCTTCCCGTACAGCATGGGCGTCATCGGCGACCCCGAGGACTTCCCGATCACGATCGACCACCCGCGACACCCGCTCAACTGGTACGGCCGGACGAAACTCCTCTCCGAGCGCACCATCGAGACGATGGCCGAGGGCGCGTTCCCGGCTCACCTGTTCATGAAGTCGAACCTCTACGGCGACCACACCGTGGACGGAACGCGGGTTTCGAAGGGTACGGTGACGAACTTCTTCCTCGACCGCGCGCTCGCGGGCGAGACGCTCACCGTCTACGAGCCCGGCACCCAATCGCGCAACTACCTCCACGTCAAGGACGTCGCGCGGGCCTACGTCAAGAGCGCCGAGCGGATGGTCGAGGGGCTCGCCGCGGGCGAGACGGGCGCGACGAAGTACGAACTCGCGAGCGACGAGGACCCGAGCGTCCACGAGGTCGCCGAACTCGTCGCGCGGGTCGCAAAGGAGGAACGCGGCATCGAGGTCGACATCGAACTCGTCGAGAACCCGCGGGCGGGCGAGACGATGGTCGACTCCTTCGCGGTCGACACGACCCGGGCGCGCGAGGAGCTCGGCTGGGAGACCGAACACTCGCTCGAAGCCACAGTCCGTGACCGGCTTCGAGAGGAATAG